Genomic window (Falco cherrug isolate bFalChe1 chromosome 4, bFalChe1.pri, whole genome shotgun sequence):
CTGATAAAACAATTTGaggttgttgttgtttgaaaTGTATTGTAGATAAAAGATTAtagataaaaaaattattttaccatTCTTTATCCTTGGTGTAAAGAAACTGTTGAGAAATTCTTGCATGGTAATTACCTAACAAACAACTTCTGAACTTCTGTATGGTTGTGGCCATACAGATTAGAAGTAAGTTGTTGTATTTGGAGGAGCATTAGACAACTGTAGCACAACTGCAGTGTGAACTGTTTCAAAAGACTGAATTTGGTTTGAAGTATGTAACTAATGAGGCTTCTTGTAATAGCATGTTAAGGGAATACTTCAAAAATACCTGAAGGTGAAGAATACGCAGACTTTCTGGTAAGTTAAGGGGAACAGATTCCAGTGCGTTATGTCCTAAGTAGAGATAGGCCAAATTTGTCAGCCtctaatagaaagaaaaagagattattAATGCTAATACTACTTGAGGTTAAATAACTTGTGCCTGTTACAAAACATCGGTACTTTTTCTAATCACATGGAAAGCCTGTAAAGTGAtctaaaatgaaacattctttTGCTGTGAATTTTGATTTCTATTGTATCAAGAAACCCATAGAACaagctttctgtgttttgggaaTGTCAGTGTCAGCTTATCGGTTATAAAACTTGAGACCACTATAAAGCTATATACTTGGGTTTTAGTGTTTATGTGGTCCTCAGAACTGTATTTGAGCCATCAGTTTTTAAACTGAGTTTTTCTTTATGTGtaagagagaaaggaaatagGTAAGATATTTGTATATGAACGACATGAGAGAGTGAGTGTGCAAAGTAGTTACTCgaaagtgctttgaaaacaagacaaaaactGGAAAGCTTCTTCATTGTAGTTTGTttcttatttacaaaaatacagaaaaattcatTTGGTGGTATACTAGATAGTCTGGTTACtaaatttatttactttggtTACCTAAACTATTGTATTTAACTTACCTTGAAAGCATTTGCTTTGATTCCTCTGCTCTtgattctgttttggtttgcaTTAAATGTTGTTAGTTTGGGAGGTAGAACAGGAAGTTTTAGAAGTCTATTTTCAGCAAGAGACAATTCTTCCAATAACAGAAGCTTTGAAAAGGCGCCATCTTCTATTTCTTCTATCctgtttccactgaaatcaattcGTCTCAAGGTAGCTTtacacaaaagaaatgaaaatttgaaTATTGAATGTATAATTACATGGCAGGTGAAATGTGTGTGGTTGTATATGTTAGATGTTACGCTGTTGACTGCACCATCCAAATTGAGATCTACAAATGTAAATGGTATTAAAACATGACTAATAATCCACATCTGCATTTCCTCATGGtcttaaattagaaaaatactCTGGacccttccttttttcttaaagacagCATGATTCCAGATATTCATAGAGTTTGTCATCTTGTAGGGTGAGATAGCTGGGAGAGAGATGTCTGTGGagcttttgaaggaaaaataatacttgGTCATTGAAGACTGGCTGGGATGCAGagtcaaattttatttttagcaatcTGCTCTTTCTCTGATTGTGTGGGAATATTAAGATGCATGCATGGGCCAAAATGGGTTTCCATATTGCCTTCATGTTTCCTGTACTAATGTAAGCTTTAAGTGATACACATACTGAAATCTAGCaaagtataaaatatttctcattttggtAATCTCTGCATACTACTAAGGGACAACAACTTCAAATGTAATATCAAGTAACCAGAAATTTAAATTTGAACATTACTTACTAATATCAGCAAAATCTGAGACTGctatcctttttattttgttaaatcGTGCATAAAGATAGGCTGTTTCCTTTGGCAGTGGGGGTACAGCTTCGATGTCTATTTCCTCGCAGTACACTGATCCGcttaaacacacacagagcagacaAGTAGGtaaatctgaaagcaaattattttgagTAGACAGTTAAAAGTTATTCAACTAACTTAAGCTTTGAATATTCAAAATAGAATTTTCTCTAGTATCTTTTAAGATTTCCCAtcagattttcttaaaaaattctATTCACTTCAAGTTctgaaaaaatgtaatattctgaagttttttgagttttgtattCATTTTATCATGCCTAATTTCCCTATGTATTGCTCTGTTCTTATCTGAGCAGGTCTTGAAAATGATCTGAATACAATTTCATTGTTTAGTTGGCTTAGAGTATTGTGACTATGACAACTACAACTCTGACCATGTTAAATGTCATCTTATGAGCCattcttttgaaatgcaaaatccaTGCAGGAGAAACATCTGGCAGTGCACATGTTTGATACTGTAATTGCATTGGAGCATTTCTGGCAGGGTTGCATATCATCTGTGTTACTCCTAGCTGCTATTTTGTCTAATCtaataaagaaaattttttataaaaactcCATCAATTACGATTATATAATTACTTTaggcaatctgttccagttttttactgagggtttttttctctctcattttaaaTAGCGAAAGAAACTCTGTATCTTCTTTTAATGTAGTTTAAGCCCCTCATGGCTTGTCCTGTTACTCATAGACATTAGTAAAGTATTAgtcatttctgctttgctttaatCTTGTGtgacagaaacactgaaatacataTAATGAACGTGGCTTTGAATCAAGTTTAGTCACTGCTGCTATCTgatctgctgtgttttctgtgttgtgaGATTTTTGGGTGGCTTCCAGACTGGTCTGTCTGTAGTGTGGAGGGTGTTGTCATACTGTTAGGTGGGTTGTTACCACTACGAAGCAAAATAGGATCTTCTGCATCCAGTGAAGAGTTACAGAAGCAGCCAGTCAATACCGGGAAGCTGACCCAGTATGTGTAGtagagtaattattttttttttcttacagaagtaCTGCAGAGATGGGAATTGAGTGTTTGAGCTTTAGCTTTGTGAGTATAACCATTTGTTAGACTTCAGAGTTCTGCcacatttgccttttttgaTTTAGTGTCTTGTTTGTCATATGCTAGAGGgtaggaaatggaaaattactgtGAAAACTATGTTGTCACTATTTAAAAGGCAACATTTTTTATGCTTGTCTGCGACTAAAAGCTCTGGTGTTCTTACGGATTTGTTCCGCTTTTGATGAGGGCTTGTTGACAGATCCGATTTGGCAAAAACTAACCTTGATTCAAACTTTGGTAGAGATTGACACTCCAGTGGTCCTGCTGAATCATCAGTTATCTCTGGAACTTTGTCACAGACACACTCAGAATGTGTGTGTCTTTCTTTCAGTGCCCTGTTTGGCAGACAAAAACTTTGTTCCCATCATGTTTAGAAATCATTGTGGCTTGTTAGGAGAAGCCTGTATGACGTACCTCAGATCCTGTAGGAAACCTGGGCTAGTGAGAGTGAGGAATGTTCCTGATGTATTTTAACTATTGACCTGCATGATCATCGGATGTAAACTGTGAGAATAGCCAGTTATTCGAAGAAATCAATTTAGATAATTTAAGCACACCATATTTCATCATGACTTGGTTAAAATGTAGACCTTCTTGGggtgtgtgttttatttttcttggttgtCTTGTCTGACATTTTTAACTTGGGTACATCTCTACAGCAGATATGACTGGGTAAGTCTGTAGTGATTCTGATAAGCTGTGCTCTGTGTATTTGGATTCTGCCTGATGttgctttaaattttttcaGCCTGCTCCATCAGAAGTTAGAAGACTTTCCACAGGAGATATGAAAGATATTAAGAAGTGAAAAGATTAATTCTATATCCCTTGTCATCCTTTGTATCTtaaattttcatattaaaataagtTCTTTTGGAGAGTTTAAATGTTACAGTGTTCATATCAATTAACTTACTTGTATCCTTTGTTGGTGGTACATTGCGTTCGCTGTCATCCCCTTGCAGGCTTAGGGCAGTGTCAAGAGAAACATTTGTTCCATCCTTTGTGTGagagcaaattttattttaaaaaacaaacagcaaacaaaaaaccacagggTATTGCAAGGATCTGAAATAGCATGTCTCTTAAAAATGATTTCtatgacatttaatttttaaaatacttttagaTGTGGGATGAGTAATTTGACATATTATCCCTTTTGTACATAAGCTATTACCTTAAAGGCAAAAAGGGAAGGTGGTGCTGCTAGTGTTCTTTAGAAAAGTAAAGTTCTTTATGAGAGAGCAGCAGAcatcaaaatagaaaatatagaCTATGTGGTGGGGAAGGAGTATGGGAGTGATGGGTGTCCACAAAAACCTGGagttctgaaaacagaagattttGCGCATCATGCAAAATTTGATAGGGTTCTTGTGGATATaggttgtatttttttgttttactgaaataagctctgtaaaataacatttccttGCATTTAAAGTTGAGATAGGCATTACATCTTTTCAGTTGCAGGACAACTTAGTTTGTAAACATATTCCTTTCAGGTATTGGATGAAATTTAGCAATTCATTTCCATTATTTAAGTATATTAAGTATTTAAGTCTGGTTTAGGAGGTGGGCTGCTAACAGGAAGGACCTTTTGTGATGTAGAAAGTTGTAGTCAGGTTTTCATTGAATACTGTTGGAATTTCAGATAATTACACACTATTTCTAGCATTATACATCCAGTGAGTTATACTGTGATCTGTATGCCTTCAAATTAAGGAGGGGGGTTAGGTTGACTGTGGCAGTTGTTCTTGGCTAGCATaattaattgtctttttttgaTGGGGAATATCTGTAGGATAGAGTGAGACCTTATGTTTTTTGGTCTGTGTGGCTATTGAAAACACACGGAGAAAAGTACAGTGTCGGGtgtggaaaatactttttctttaaatgtgcCTAAGGATCAGGCCTTGGCAGGAGTTCAGTCCTCTATTGAAGAGAGCTTCTTATACACTCTGAGTGCTCACAAGAGaaatggtggtttttttaattatttttttttaattccccttCAGATATGTATCACACAGATAGGTCATCTACAAGAGCAGTGTGAATATAACACTATTGATACtgactttgttttatttaatatttagttGCTTATACTTTTCTGTGGGAATTTTTGTATTCTGCAAAATAAACCCCTCAAATTTTACCAAGCTGAGAAACAAATATCTTGGCCAGCCTCTGTCATTTTGACCCCTTTTTAGCCTGTGGATCATCCATTCCTTGGCTTTTCCCTGCATCTGTCTGTCTAGACTATGgctcttttttctgtctcatttggGATAGGTTGGTTTGCTTTAGTAAGACTTTCACACCCAAGTTAGAACGCTGGCAATGGTTTAGCAGTTGTAGCATGAAACTTCTGTGTAGGGTAAGGACTTTTTGCAGTGTTGGGTGGAGGGAAGCTGTGGGGGTGGTGAGCTAGACTAAAACAAGCAGCAAATCTTACAGAAGGtttctgcaaaaaatatttagcttgCATAGATAATACTGATTAGGCATGTGAAGACATGGTCCTTGACTAAGGTATCCATGCCAGTAGACTTCTGTGTACATAGACTTAGAACAACTGCACTTTTGTTGTTGTAGCTTGTTTGgctcataagggagatgcttAATTTGCTTGTATGAAAACATGTTCGCTGACATAGAAACCTACACCTGGTACAGATATGCTAGTACAGTAGTCCACTTGGGTGTGATCTATGGAAGGGTATGCATGTGAGTTCCTTGCAGAATACGATGTACAACTAGTTTCTGGAAGCAGGAAATGTCAGCAAAACATAAACCTGATTATTTGCAGAATACTCATGAATCCACAAAATTAAACACAgacaccccccacacacccctgcaaaaaaaaagtatgaatgACCAGTGTATAGGAAGTATTTCCTGGTCAGCTATAAAAATTCCTAGCCATGGAATATCAGTGCAGAAGATTGATTGGATTATAACCACAGAAAGTTCATTACTTGCACATGTAGATAATACACTGAAGGAATATTAGCCTACTTACTTAAATTCCACCTGCCTGTTGCACTTTGCTCCACAGACATGAATTACCCATACAAAACCACATTAACATTACACATCTGAATACTTTAACAGTCTTaaaacttctgcaaaacaaTTGGCTTATCTTTATAACACACAAAGGTCTATAAAGTTGATAGTTCATATTCAATGGAATTAATTAATCCAGGTGTGAGAGGGTGTCTAATTGGATGGTTCTACTCTGTTGAGAAAATTAAGATTTCATGGTTTTAATCTTCTAATATTTTATTCAAGACAGGTGGCTGTGGTTTCAAATAAGAATCATCATAATAAATTTTGCTTGGCTGACCTTTTCCTTAGTGGTAGACTAAaattcacttcattttttttttttatcgctaacaaaaccagatttcttctgatgttttatttaaaaatctttttttctgactgttcAGGCATACAGCGAGGAGTTAAATCTATCATGCAATGTTGATTTCTGACTGGGCATGTTTGAGGAAATTGTTGACGTGTAATTACAGTTAACACTTAAAATATTATGGGAGCTAGAATTTGTGCAATAAATGAATGGATTTGCTTGTGTGTCCCATGATTTAACTGGGAACGCTGGATATATTTGTTGCACATAAGGAACTGATTTATACTTTTGCAATGAAAACATGTAATTGGAGAACTGACCTGATGGAAATAATGACCAACTGCATTCCTGGAATTATCTTAAGCAGAACTGTTGGCCTTCAGAAGACCTCTAGTTTATACCACTGACAGTAGGGACTTTGATTAGTCTCTGGCACATCTATTGGCACCATTTCCTTGTAGGTATGCTCCTTATTGTTCTCTTTACTGAAACAGTAACGTATTCTTATTAGAACAATTTTAGTAATGAGTGTCATCTGATGCTATGCCTAACTAGTTAAAGTTaacatttttagtattttttttaaaacttagttGTGAATGGATAGCCACCATTAGTTAAGAGTCctttaaatgatttatttttcataggtTTATGAAAACATGTTACTTCATCAGTGGCAGatgtcagattttaaaataccttagTCTTTTTTTATCTATTTGTATTactatatattaatataaatatgtaGCTGCTGTTCTTAGTCTTACAGTGAAAAGCTATAATTTAATTggaattagaaaaatattaaggtGTACAGAAGTGATTTTTCTATATGCTGCTGCAATATTTTTATAGTAAGTATTATTATACTTATTATATAATAAGTATTTTTACTTATACAAATTGtcttttgctgttgtctttttttcttgtttagcAGACTACGTTATTGTAACGTGCACAGTGAATATTAATGAAAACTTCCTTTAATTTATTAATACTTGGTTGTTACCACTTTGGTTAATTTGGTATTTTCCTTGGCAACTAGACTTGGGGCAATCTTTGTTAGTTTTTCTTCCTAATCAATGTTGTATCTTGTTCTCTTGACATGTATCTCTTAGGTCCTGTGAGAGGCAGTCTGAACAGAGGTATGAGGTTTTTAACTGTCTCGGtctgctgaggctgctgcacTTCATTTAGctctctgctggttttgtgtgttCTGCTGAAGGGATCAGGCATTTAtgtggagcaggcagcagcggAGTTCAGCATTGACCGTTTGGGGGTGCTGTGAGTGCCATGAGGTATAAactttattgctgcttttaagGCTTTCAAAGTGTTAATAATGTAGGTGACCACTGCAGGACTGGATGTTCCATAGTAGTTCATGACTGCTAAACTTGAGTtgcaaaacccccaaacacccACCCCTGAAAAACCAAGGCAAAAAACTTGATAGTTTGGTAAGTCAAAAGAGAAACTGTGGTTTAGGCTGGCAGATTATATCCAATAAAAAGTACCGTTTCATGTATTACTTTGATACACGAAAAGAATTCCTAAATAAAATCACCATCCTTGTTTTTAATCAAACATACTGTGTTAATACAATGTTACTCAAACTGTTGAGCTAGTATACTAGTATATCCCATTCTTGAAACGCTTACAGCAGTAGGCACTAACTACAGCAGAGTTAAAAATGATGCTTTAGTCTTGTTTGTGAAAGCCTGTCTTTTGTGGGTTTCTCAAACTGTAGCAAGGGTagtatttttgtggttttaatttgaGTGGCTTTTCCTATGTCTGAAACCACTGTatgtttttctattattataAGACTTCCATAAAATTTGCGTACATGCATGTAACACCTTATTCATATAATGcttagcaattaaaaatattaaactgataatataaataaaatacctttcttaTATCCTTGGATTGCATTTCATAATCTTGTTGGATCAGGCTTCCCATGGTAACATCTGTATCATACTCATAAAAGTGGAGTGATTCTTGCTGTATAGGTGGTGCTGAATTTACCAAAGgtgcaaacacaaacaaaaaaaaagtagtctgcAAAGCCTTCATTCTTGCACGGAACAATGTATCTGGCTTTCACTGAGCTGGTGAAGATCTGCTCGTGCGTTGACTATGGAGAATGCTTTCTTTGTGACGGAATGAAAATGCAATCTgtcaaaacaatatttaaagCCTAGAGGACTAGTTGGCAGGGGTTTCTAACGCATAAGGAACATGGAACAACTTTTAACTCTTGATATCCTTTAATTAGACTCTACCATTATAAAAACTGTTCTTAACTTGAAAAGAAACTGGGAAATAATAAACAACATTTTCCAACTAATAAGGAAAAGATTATCTTAATTGCATTGCTTGTTTCCCagtgtgttgtttttcttaataggaggattttgtaaagcattttatgaaatatttttcatgtgtgtaGCTGAACTAATTAAAATGAGAGAGGttcagatacatttttcttgGCTGTCAAAATAATGATTGTCAAGCCTAAATGCTctacaataataataatcttcCATTATCtttacatttgcaaataaaCAAGAGAAGATAACACCCCCTGAATATTTTACAGGTTGTACACTtttcaggcagggagaggaggctgTAAATATAATCtctaaaagattttaaatacatatgcaATACTACTTAAAATAAGTCTTTATGCAgcatttttccccctgtttACTGTAATCAAGTGTTTTATTTGAGCTTTAGGTTAATAtacttttaggaaaaaagtcCACCTACCGTTTTAGCAGATTCAAAGTTCTTCTGTGGCTGTCATAAAACCAGATATCCTGGTCTACAGGTTAACCTGAAGTGGGTTGATAAAAGAGTAAAGTTATGAAATTGTTGAAGTGAATACTCTCTCTAAGTTTGACAGTCTTAAATGTGCTTTCCATGGGGTAAAAATTCTTTGCCAGCATTCTTTCCCGAGGGTAAGAGGTAATATCCTGGAGCAGGGGGGTTGTACTTTGCATAATGTTTGTAAATGTTAAGTGTGTCTAGCTCATCCTACTTTTGATATTACTTGTTAAAATGGTAGCTGCCTGCTTTGCGGTGATTTATTCTTTATAATTGCTCAGGCTTTTCCTGTAAATTGAATATTAATTGTGCAAGCTAGAGATCTGTTACAAGGCATGTGTTATCCATTTTGTTTAATGGTTTAGCTAAGAgacaaagcagctgctttctgagGCAGAGGTAGAGCCAAAATGTGCATATACTGTATTAGTCACATTTTATGAATAATAAAACGTTTCATTACAAGTTGTATACGTTAAGTTTCACTTAAGTATGAAATGGAAACTTTTCAGTCTGTAGAgttctggaaacaaaaaatactttagtATTGTGTGCGGTGCTGAGATTTTTGAGACAATTCATGTCTAAATGCTTCATTGAATGACTTGTTAGAGAATTTATTGAAAAATTTGTTTCACAATAAATACTTGTTATGAGTAAAGTTCTGTGTCAGTTCTATAGATAACTTAATTCTACACCTGGACAGTGTTTACTTTCATCTGAACTACAAGCAGCAGTTTTGTGGATTTCTAATGCATTTCTTCCTCCCCCATCCTTTTCCTTATTATGTATTTTTGGCAGTCACTACAAATGGGAGCCAGATGACCAACTTGAAAGTTTACAAAGTAGCTTTTTTGagtctttaaaaagaatgtaGCAATTAAATCTATTGGGAATATATTCAGATTCacatttccctttcattttcattctttttttttttttttttctaggtagCACTGTCTGCTAGAGTAATGTTGGGGATAAACAGTGGGACCTATTTGGTTAAGTTTTCTTGTAAGTGCT
Coding sequences:
- the OGN gene encoding mimecan, with protein sequence MKALQTTFFLFVFAPLVNSAPPIQQESLHFYEYDTDVTMGSLIQQDYEMQSKDIRKDGTNVSLDTALSLQGDDSERNVPPTKDTNLPTCLLCVCLSGSVYCEEIDIEAVPPLPKETAYLYARFNKIKRIAVSDFADITTLRRIDFSGNRIEEIEDGAFSKLLLLEELSLAENRLLKLPVLPPKLTTFNANQNRIKSRGIKANAFKRLTNLAYLYLGHNALESVPLNLPESLRILHLQYNNITTITDDTFCKSNNTRYIRTSMDEIRMEGNPILLAKHVNAFSCLRTLPVGTYY